The proteins below come from a single Salinivibrio kushneri genomic window:
- the ispD gene encoding 2-C-methyl-D-erythritol 4-phosphate cytidylyltransferase: MQASCPKQYLSLAGKMLIEHTVERLLSHPAITDVIIAIGADDSYFAQTNLSERPNVHVVVGGATRAASVQAGLKVVNTQWVMVHDAARPCVSHADIDALIEQAQSHPDGALLAAPVRDTMKRADVRGQVAHTVEREALWHALTPQMFLTHLLTNALAKAGEQVTDEASAVEALGGKPVLVPASASNIKVTHPEDKWLAEFYLSQQEGKS; encoded by the coding sequence ATGCAAGCTAGCTGCCCGAAGCAATACCTCTCTTTAGCCGGCAAAATGTTGATTGAGCATACGGTTGAGCGGTTACTCTCTCATCCTGCCATTACTGATGTGATCATCGCCATTGGTGCTGACGATAGTTACTTTGCGCAAACAAACTTGAGTGAGCGTCCGAATGTCCATGTTGTCGTGGGAGGGGCGACCCGCGCTGCGTCTGTGCAAGCTGGGCTAAAGGTGGTCAACACACAGTGGGTAATGGTGCATGATGCCGCGCGTCCTTGTGTGTCGCATGCTGATATTGATGCCTTGATTGAACAGGCACAGTCTCACCCAGATGGCGCTTTGCTCGCCGCGCCTGTTCGAGACACCATGAAGCGTGCGGACGTGCGAGGACAGGTGGCCCATACGGTGGAGCGAGAGGCACTTTGGCATGCATTAACCCCGCAAATGTTTCTAACCCACCTGCTTACAAACGCCCTCGCGAAGGCCGGTGAGCAAGTGACGGATGAGGCGTCTGCCGTTGAAGCGCTCGGGGGGAAGCCGGTGTTGGTCCCTGCCAGTGCCAGCAACATTAAAGTCACTCACCCCGAGGATAAGTGGCTGGCCGAGTTTTACCTTTCACAACAAGAAGGCAAATCATGA
- the truD gene encoding tRNA pseudouridine(13) synthase TruD: MTDLLAPLAYLHGQPTQSGTLKASPDDFIVSEVLGFTPSGQGEHFLVRIKKRGENTKYVANELAKACGVTSRQVSWAGLKDRHAVTEQWFSVHLPGKADPDLTAFVQNHPGVVSIEGTARHQHKLRPGDLTGNQFTLCIRDLDSPQGLLPRLEAIAKQGVPNYFGAQRFGRDGNNVEMARAWGRGEKKVRDKSKRSFYLSAARSLLFNQVVSARIEAGVFASTLIGDLCFDEQQQPHLVEQEGSYHSGITGPLTGDNALPTAAQAQQFEQAVVDKEPELLAVIRDNRMRHDRRLLCLVPQAMAWTHDADTLTVSFFLPAGAFATAVMRELVVASQQGEQNANID; encoded by the coding sequence ATGACGGACTTACTCGCGCCCTTGGCATATTTACATGGTCAACCGACCCAGTCTGGCACCTTGAAAGCGTCACCGGACGATTTTATTGTCTCAGAGGTACTTGGCTTTACCCCTTCAGGCCAAGGAGAGCACTTTTTGGTGCGGATAAAAAAGCGCGGAGAAAACACTAAGTACGTGGCCAATGAGTTGGCAAAAGCCTGTGGTGTTACCTCACGACAAGTGAGCTGGGCTGGGCTAAAAGACCGCCACGCTGTCACTGAGCAATGGTTCAGTGTTCACCTGCCAGGTAAAGCGGATCCGGATTTAACCGCGTTTGTCCAAAATCACCCAGGCGTCGTGAGTATTGAAGGGACAGCCCGCCATCAGCATAAGTTGCGTCCCGGCGATCTGACCGGCAATCAATTTACATTGTGTATTCGCGATCTTGACTCACCACAGGGTTTGCTGCCGCGGCTAGAGGCCATCGCAAAGCAGGGCGTACCTAATTATTTTGGTGCACAGCGCTTTGGGCGTGATGGCAACAATGTTGAGATGGCGCGTGCCTGGGGGCGTGGCGAGAAAAAAGTCCGTGACAAGAGCAAGCGTAGCTTTTACCTATCGGCGGCGCGATCGCTGCTGTTTAATCAGGTGGTGTCTGCACGGATAGAAGCGGGTGTCTTTGCTTCTACCCTGATTGGCGACTTGTGCTTTGATGAACAACAGCAACCGCATCTGGTTGAGCAAGAGGGCAGTTATCATTCTGGCATTACCGGTCCCTTAACTGGTGACAATGCGCTACCGACAGCGGCGCAAGCTCAGCAATTTGAGCAAGCGGTGGTAGACAAAGAGCCTGAATTACTCGCGGTGATTCGCGATAATCGCATGCGTCATGATCGCCGTTTGTTGTGTTTAGTGCCGCAGGCGATGGCCTGGACACACGATGCGGACACTTTAACCGTGAGTTTCTTTTTACCTGCAGGGGCCTTCGCCACCGCGGTGATGCGAGAGCTCGTCGTCGCAAGCCAACAAGGAGAACAGAATGCGAATATTGATTAG
- the rpoS gene encoding RNA polymerase sigma factor RpoS translates to MSQTNTAKKLDGLNQDVEFDTVEAQADEVLEEVEEAVQQQAATSKASDATQLYLSEIGFSPLLTAEEEVLYARRALRGDEVARKRMIESNLRLVVKISRRYSNRGLALLDLVEEGNLGLIRAVEKFDPERGFRFSTYATWWIRQTIERAIMNQTRTIRLPIHVVKELNVYLRTARELAQKLDHEPTAEDIAAQLDKPVEDVNRMLRLNERIGSVDNPIGGDSEKALLDIIPDEKQDGPEYTTQDDDMKKSIVQWLQELNPKQREVLSRRFGLLGHEASTLEDVGREIGLTRERVRQIQVEGLRRLRDMLTHQGLSIESLFNVEQ, encoded by the coding sequence ATGAGCCAAACAAATACCGCAAAGAAACTGGACGGCTTGAACCAAGACGTTGAATTCGACACCGTAGAGGCACAAGCTGACGAGGTGCTCGAAGAAGTCGAAGAGGCAGTACAGCAACAAGCGGCCACTTCAAAGGCCTCTGATGCCACCCAACTCTACCTCAGCGAGATTGGCTTCTCGCCATTGCTTACCGCTGAAGAAGAGGTGCTCTACGCACGTCGCGCCCTGCGTGGTGACGAAGTCGCTCGCAAACGCATGATTGAGAGTAACCTTCGCTTGGTGGTGAAAATCTCACGTCGTTATTCAAACCGCGGGTTGGCGCTGCTCGATTTGGTCGAAGAAGGAAACCTCGGCCTCATTCGCGCGGTAGAGAAGTTTGACCCTGAACGCGGCTTCCGCTTTTCAACCTATGCAACTTGGTGGATTCGTCAAACCATTGAACGTGCCATCATGAACCAAACGCGCACCATTCGCCTGCCTATTCACGTGGTGAAAGAGCTTAACGTGTACCTACGTACGGCGCGCGAACTGGCACAAAAGCTAGATCATGAACCGACCGCTGAGGACATCGCGGCGCAGCTCGATAAGCCAGTGGAAGACGTCAATCGGATGCTTCGTCTTAACGAGCGTATTGGCTCTGTGGATAACCCCATTGGTGGCGATTCAGAAAAAGCCTTGCTAGATATCATTCCGGATGAGAAGCAAGACGGTCCAGAGTACACCACACAAGACGATGACATGAAAAAGTCGATTGTGCAGTGGCTACAAGAGCTTAACCCTAAGCAGCGAGAAGTGTTATCACGTCGTTTCGGGCTTTTGGGTCACGAAGCGTCAACGCTGGAAGATGTGGGACGTGAGATTGGTTTGACTCGCGAGCGTGTACGTCAAATCCAGGTGGAAGGGCTCCGCCGCTTGCGCGACATGTTGACACATCAAGGGCTGAGCATCGAATCGCTCTTTAATGTTGAGCAATAA
- a CDS encoding peptidoglycan DD-metalloendopeptidase family protein: MKIALLLSLLVVISGCSWRGPAPVSSVTPDYTSVDRGSYRGSYYEVKKGDTLYYIAYITDRDIDDIIEHNNLQPPYTIYPGQTLALWKPAYQRPDVAQSTSGATNVASATTSAASASVAAVSSRKSANPSKFEEKKKSKTASERTKGVESGSSSRYSQTKEKSKQAVNKRTASPSNQQKISWQWPTRGRMVSRFSSTERGNKGIDIAGQRGQGIQAAADGKVVYAGSALRGYGKLIIVKHNDDYLSAYAHNDSFYVSEGQAVKKGQKIASMGSSGANSVRLHFEIRYKGKSVNPLHYLPKR; the protein is encoded by the coding sequence ATGAAAATCGCGCTTTTACTGTCACTATTAGTGGTTATATCTGGTTGCTCCTGGCGAGGGCCAGCACCGGTATCCAGTGTGACACCAGACTATACCAGCGTCGATAGAGGCAGCTATCGCGGCAGTTATTACGAAGTGAAGAAGGGCGATACTCTCTACTATATCGCTTACATCACGGATCGTGATATTGACGACATCATCGAACACAATAATTTACAGCCTCCCTATACCATCTACCCCGGGCAGACACTGGCGTTGTGGAAGCCCGCTTATCAACGTCCTGATGTGGCCCAATCCACATCAGGCGCCACAAATGTGGCCTCTGCCACAACGTCAGCTGCAAGTGCGAGCGTGGCAGCAGTATCTTCTAGAAAAAGCGCTAACCCTAGCAAATTCGAGGAAAAAAAGAAGTCTAAAACCGCGAGTGAACGCACAAAAGGCGTTGAATCGGGGTCATCGTCGAGGTACAGTCAAACTAAAGAAAAAAGTAAACAAGCTGTTAACAAGCGGACCGCCAGCCCATCAAACCAACAAAAAATAAGCTGGCAATGGCCAACCAGAGGCCGGATGGTGTCCCGATTTTCTAGCACAGAGCGAGGCAATAAGGGCATAGATATTGCTGGACAACGAGGACAGGGCATTCAGGCAGCGGCAGATGGAAAAGTCGTGTACGCCGGAAGCGCACTTCGGGGTTACGGTAAGTTAATAATAGTGAAACACAATGATGATTATCTAAGCGCCTATGCGCACAACGATAGTTTTTATGTTTCAGAAGGCCAAGCTGTCAAAAAGGGGCAGAAAATAGCTTCCATGGGCAGTTCTGGTGCAAACAGTGTTCGGTTGCATTTTGAAATTCGCTACAAAGGAAAATCGGTCAATCCGTTACATTATCTGCCAAAGCGGTAG
- the ispF gene encoding 2-C-methyl-D-erythritol 2,4-cyclodiphosphate synthase encodes MIRIGHGFDVHKFGGDGPVIIGGVSVPYEQGLVAHSDGDVALHALCDALLGAIAAGDIGQHFPDTSDEWEGADSRMLLRDVYSKVRRKGYRLGNADITIIAQAPKMGPHIDAMREAIASDLCVTIDAVNVKATTSERLGFTGRKEGIACEAVVLLNKEAV; translated from the coding sequence ATGATTCGAATTGGACATGGGTTTGATGTACACAAATTTGGCGGAGACGGCCCTGTTATCATCGGCGGGGTTAGCGTGCCTTATGAACAAGGTTTGGTCGCGCACTCAGACGGTGACGTCGCGCTTCATGCCTTGTGTGATGCCCTGTTAGGCGCGATTGCAGCAGGCGATATCGGCCAGCACTTTCCCGATACCAGTGACGAATGGGAAGGGGCTGACAGCCGCATGCTTCTTCGCGATGTATACAGCAAAGTACGGCGCAAAGGCTACCGGCTTGGTAATGCTGACATTACTATTATCGCCCAAGCGCCGAAAATGGGTCCACATATCGACGCAATGCGTGAAGCCATTGCCAGCGATTTGTGCGTGACAATCGATGCAGTCAACGTCAAAGCAACCACCTCAGAGCGTCTCGGTTTTACCGGACGAAAAGAGGGCATTGCTTGTGAGGCTGTGGTGCTATTAAACAAAGAGGCTGTATGA
- a CDS encoding protein-L-isoaspartate(D-aspartate) O-methyltransferase — translation MSQEQSLIQFLQQQGVNDTDVLDAMQAVPRHLFVSEAMTHQAYGNNALPIGWGQTISQPYIVAKMTSLLNLRRDSRILEIGTGSGYQTAVLANLVDHVYSVERIKPLQMLAKRRLKQLDIYNVSTKHGDGWQGWPAKGPYDAIMVTAAAAHVPDALCDQLNDGGIMLIPIGDDEQTLMKVTRQGATFHTETVESVKFVPLVAGELA, via the coding sequence TTGAGTCAAGAGCAATCACTTATTCAATTTTTGCAGCAACAAGGTGTCAACGACACCGACGTTCTAGACGCCATGCAGGCGGTGCCTCGGCACTTATTTGTCTCTGAAGCCATGACCCACCAAGCTTATGGTAACAATGCGTTACCTATTGGGTGGGGACAAACTATTTCACAACCTTATATTGTGGCTAAGATGACATCATTGCTCAATTTGCGACGCGACAGTCGCATTTTGGAAATTGGCACCGGATCGGGTTATCAAACGGCAGTTCTCGCTAACTTGGTCGATCATGTTTATTCTGTCGAGCGGATCAAGCCATTACAAATGCTAGCCAAACGGCGCTTAAAGCAGCTAGATATTTATAATGTCTCAACAAAACATGGAGATGGTTGGCAAGGGTGGCCGGCGAAGGGCCCTTATGATGCGATCATGGTAACGGCGGCCGCTGCCCACGTGCCTGATGCGTTATGCGATCAGCTCAATGATGGCGGCATAATGTTGATCCCTATTGGTGATGATGAGCAAACACTGATGAAAGTTACTCGGCAAGGCGCCACTTTTCACACCGAGACAGTTGAATCGGTTAAATTTGTTCCCCTAGTGGCAGGTGAGCTGGCATAA
- the ftsB gene encoding cell division protein FtsB, which translates to MRLLSVALFLTLVWLQYELWLGKNGVTDYWQIEANVAVQQQANQKLVKRNQQMYAEIADLKRGQEAIEERARNELGMIKPDETFFRLVDKSQ; encoded by the coding sequence ATGAGGCTGCTATCGGTTGCACTGTTTCTCACGCTGGTGTGGCTGCAGTACGAACTGTGGCTGGGTAAAAATGGCGTGACAGACTATTGGCAAATTGAAGCCAATGTCGCCGTACAGCAACAAGCCAACCAAAAACTCGTTAAGCGTAACCAGCAAATGTACGCAGAAATTGCGGATTTGAAGCGTGGGCAAGAAGCGATTGAAGAGCGCGCACGCAATGAGCTGGGCATGATAAAGCCGGACGAGACATTTTTCCGATTAGTCGATAAATCCCAGTAA
- a CDS encoding CTP synthase, producing MTTNYIFVTGGVVSSLGKGIAAASLAAILEARGLNVTIMKLDPYINVDPGTMSPTQHGEVFVTEDGAETDLDLGHYERFIRTKMTKRNNFTSGRVYADVLRKERRGDYLGATIQVIPHITNSIKDRIIAGGEGHDIAIVEIGGTVGDIESLPFLEAIRQLTVEVGREHAMFMHLTLVPYLAAAGEVKTKPTQHSVKELLSIGIQPDVLVCRSERPIPANERAKIALFCNVAEKAVITMKDVDSIYKIPSLIRSQGLDDLVCNRFGIEAAEADLSEWEQVSYEEANPMGEVTIGMVGKYIELPDAYKSVNEALKHGGLKNRLTVNIKYVDSQDLETRGTEMLQGLDAILVPGGFGDRGVEGKILAAQYARENKLPYLGICLGMQVALIEYARNVAGMEGANSTEFNKESKYPVVGLITEWVDEEGKVEERSETSDLGGTMRLGAQLCHLAEGSKAHQLYGNTQIHERHRHRYEVNNLLRPQLEKAGLSISGLSADKKLVEIIENPEHPWFVACQFHPEFTSTPRDGHPLFAGFVAAAGKKQRGEL from the coding sequence ATGACGACGAACTACATTTTTGTTACGGGCGGTGTTGTATCCTCCCTCGGTAAGGGTATTGCTGCAGCCTCATTAGCAGCCATTCTTGAAGCACGTGGCCTTAACGTCACTATCATGAAACTCGACCCTTATATCAACGTGGATCCAGGGACAATGAGTCCTACCCAGCACGGGGAAGTATTCGTCACGGAAGACGGCGCGGAGACCGACCTTGATCTCGGTCACTACGAGCGCTTCATCCGCACCAAAATGACCAAGCGTAATAACTTTACCTCTGGTCGTGTGTATGCGGATGTACTGCGCAAAGAGCGCCGTGGAGATTACCTGGGAGCGACCATTCAGGTGATTCCACACATCACTAACTCAATCAAAGACCGCATCATCGCGGGTGGTGAAGGTCACGATATTGCGATTGTGGAAATCGGCGGTACTGTCGGTGACATTGAGTCGCTGCCATTTTTGGAAGCGATTCGCCAGCTGACCGTTGAAGTTGGCCGCGAGCATGCCATGTTTATGCACCTGACTCTGGTTCCTTATCTGGCGGCTGCGGGTGAAGTGAAAACCAAGCCAACTCAGCATTCAGTAAAAGAGCTACTCTCAATTGGCATCCAGCCTGATGTGTTGGTGTGCCGTAGTGAGCGTCCGATCCCGGCTAATGAGCGCGCCAAAATTGCGCTGTTCTGTAATGTGGCAGAAAAAGCCGTGATCACCATGAAAGACGTAGACTCTATCTACAAAATCCCATCACTCATCCGTTCTCAAGGCTTGGATGATCTGGTTTGTAACCGTTTTGGCATTGAAGCGGCGGAAGCTGACCTGTCAGAGTGGGAGCAAGTGAGCTACGAAGAAGCCAACCCCATGGGCGAAGTGACCATTGGTATGGTGGGTAAATACATCGAGCTGCCTGATGCATATAAGTCCGTCAACGAAGCCTTGAAGCATGGTGGGTTGAAAAACCGCCTCACCGTCAATATCAAGTATGTTGATTCGCAAGATCTTGAAACGCGTGGCACTGAAATGCTGCAAGGCTTGGATGCTATCTTGGTACCAGGCGGGTTTGGTGACCGAGGCGTGGAAGGCAAAATCTTGGCAGCACAGTATGCCCGTGAAAACAAACTTCCTTACTTGGGTATCTGCCTCGGTATGCAAGTCGCTCTGATTGAATACGCGCGTAATGTCGCGGGTATGGAAGGGGCAAATTCGACCGAATTTAACAAAGAGAGTAAATACCCGGTGGTGGGACTGATCACTGAGTGGGTCGATGAAGAAGGCAAAGTCGAAGAGCGCAGTGAAACCTCTGACCTGGGCGGTACCATGCGCCTTGGTGCTCAACTTTGCCACCTTGCCGAAGGCTCTAAAGCGCATCAGCTTTATGGCAACACGCAGATCCACGAGCGCCATCGCCACCGTTATGAAGTGAACAATTTATTGCGTCCGCAGCTAGAAAAAGCGGGGCTTTCAATCTCAGGCCTTTCTGCAGATAAAAAGCTGGTGGAGATCATCGAGAATCCTGAGCACCCATGGTTTGTTGCGTGCCAGTTCCACCCAGAGTTCACGTCGACACCACGTGATGGCCACCCATTGTTTGCCGGGTTTGTTGCGGCAGCAGGCAAAAAACAGCGCGGTGAGCTATAA
- the surE gene encoding 5'/3'-nucleotidase SurE: MRILISNDDGYHAQGIQTLTKALSTIADVVVAAPDRNCSGASNSLTLENPLRVRELGPQRYAVQGTPTDSVHLALRQLLPWEPDFVITGINHGANLGDDVLYSGTVAAATEGFFLGAPAIAVSLCGHQHFETAAHVVKQFLAKNQRHAAPSHRLININVPDVPIDSLEGWKVTRLGARHHAEDVIKQSDPRGKPIYWVGAPGQTQDAGPGTDFHAIAAQYVSITPLQVDLTAHDTLGVFSQWLSE, from the coding sequence ATGCGAATATTGATTAGTAACGACGACGGTTATCACGCTCAAGGGATCCAAACCTTGACCAAGGCCTTATCGACCATTGCGGATGTGGTGGTGGCCGCGCCTGATCGCAATTGCTCAGGTGCGTCTAACTCACTGACGCTAGAAAATCCGTTGCGAGTGCGTGAGCTGGGTCCCCAGCGCTATGCAGTTCAAGGCACTCCCACTGACTCAGTCCATTTGGCATTACGCCAGCTGCTCCCTTGGGAGCCGGACTTTGTGATTACCGGGATTAACCATGGCGCGAACCTTGGGGATGATGTGCTTTACTCGGGGACAGTGGCCGCGGCGACAGAGGGCTTTTTCCTGGGCGCGCCGGCTATTGCTGTCTCGCTATGTGGCCACCAGCACTTTGAGACAGCCGCACACGTCGTGAAGCAATTCTTAGCCAAGAACCAACGGCATGCAGCCCCCAGCCACCGCTTAATTAATATTAATGTGCCCGATGTACCAATCGATAGTCTAGAGGGGTGGAAGGTGACGCGGCTTGGCGCCCGCCATCACGCTGAAGACGTGATAAAACAAAGCGATCCGCGGGGCAAACCGATATACTGGGTCGGTGCGCCAGGTCAAACCCAAGATGCAGGGCCGGGAACCGATTTTCACGCCATTGCGGCGCAATACGTTTCTATTACGCCACTGCAGGTAGACTTAACTGCGCATGATACTTTGGGCGTGTTTTCGCAATGGTTAAGTGAGTAG
- the eno gene encoding phosphopyruvate hydratase, with translation MSKIVKVLGREIIDSRGNPTVEAEVHLEGGFVGMAAAPSGASTGSREALELRDGDKSRFMGKGVLKAIEAVNGPIAEALQGKDAKAQADIDQVMIDLDGTDNKSKFGANAILAVSLANAKAAAAAKGMPLFEHIAELNGTAGQFSMPLPMMNILNGGEHADNNVDIQEFMIQPVGAKTLKEALRIGAEVFHNLAKVLKAKGLSTAVGDEGGFAPNLESNAAALAAIKEAVEQAGYELGKDITLAMDCAASEFYDKEQGIYNMKGEGKTFSSEEFNHYLAKLAEEYPIVSIEDGLDESDWDGFKHQTELLGDKLQLVGDDLFVTNTKILKEGIDKGVANSILIKFNQIGSLTETLAAIKMAKDAGYTAVISHRSGETEDATIADLAVGTAAGQIKTGSMSRSDRVAKYNQLIRIEDALGEKAPFNGLKEVKGQ, from the coding sequence ATGTCTAAGATCGTTAAAGTTCTAGGCCGTGAAATCATCGATTCACGCGGTAACCCAACCGTTGAAGCTGAAGTACACCTAGAAGGTGGCTTTGTCGGTATGGCGGCAGCACCTTCAGGTGCATCAACGGGTTCTCGCGAAGCGCTAGAACTGCGTGATGGTGACAAGTCACGTTTCATGGGTAAAGGCGTTCTAAAAGCGATTGAAGCGGTTAACGGCCCAATCGCAGAAGCCCTACAAGGTAAAGACGCGAAAGCCCAAGCCGATATCGACCAAGTGATGATCGATCTCGACGGTACCGATAACAAATCTAAGTTTGGTGCCAACGCTATCCTCGCGGTGTCTCTGGCCAACGCGAAAGCGGCTGCGGCTGCGAAAGGCATGCCTTTGTTTGAGCACATTGCTGAACTAAACGGCACTGCTGGTCAGTTCTCAATGCCTCTGCCAATGATGAACATCCTGAACGGTGGTGAGCACGCGGATAACAACGTTGATATCCAAGAGTTCATGATCCAGCCTGTGGGTGCGAAAACCCTGAAAGAAGCACTGCGCATCGGCGCGGAAGTATTCCATAACCTAGCAAAAGTACTGAAAGCCAAAGGCCTAAGCACTGCGGTAGGTGACGAAGGTGGTTTTGCGCCAAACCTAGAGTCAAACGCTGCGGCACTTGCTGCAATTAAAGAAGCGGTTGAGCAAGCAGGCTACGAGCTGGGCAAAGATATCACCCTCGCGATGGACTGTGCGGCGTCTGAGTTCTATGACAAAGAGCAAGGCATCTACAACATGAAGGGTGAAGGTAAAACCTTCTCGTCAGAAGAGTTTAACCACTACTTGGCGAAACTGGCTGAAGAGTACCCAATCGTGTCTATTGAAGACGGCCTGGACGAGTCTGACTGGGACGGCTTTAAGCACCAAACTGAGCTGCTGGGTGACAAGCTACAGCTAGTCGGTGATGACCTGTTCGTAACTAACACCAAGATCCTAAAAGAAGGTATCGACAAAGGTGTCGCGAACTCTATCTTGATCAAATTTAACCAAATCGGTTCTCTGACCGAAACCTTGGCGGCGATCAAGATGGCGAAAGATGCTGGTTACACTGCCGTGATTTCTCACCGTTCAGGTGAAACCGAAGACGCAACCATTGCTGACTTGGCGGTAGGTACAGCTGCAGGTCAAATCAAAACCGGTTCAATGAGCCGTTCTGACCGTGTTGCGAAGTACAACCAGCTCATCCGCATCGAAGATGCGTTGGGCGAAAAAGCACCGTTCAACGGTTTAAAAGAAGTGAAAGGCCAATAA